The genomic window AGTAGTTACTTATTGTACCGAGCTGATGTCAAAACTAAAACCAGAGCAGACACACAATTTctctctcaaaagaaaaaaaatatcattATTATAGCCGACTACATGAATttataaaaagaaaagagaaaagaaaatcaAGTTACAGGTGAATAAATTACAACTACAGATTTAACAGTACCTACACTGCGTGTAAGGTCAAATTGATTCAATTGATACTAACATTCAACATTTCTTATGATAATGTCTAACGCTTATAGTCTGAAAGCTGAAAAATTCtttgcagattgttttattttttgGAGCTTATACATGTATGGGTGGGTGCCTCAGTTCAGGATTTAACTAAGTAAACATCTTAATGTTGAAACTTTTGGTGAAATCTTATCACAAAGAGGAATACTTATGCAAATTTCATCAGTGTAAAGTGCCTTATTGCTGGCCTTTCCGCTATGATTGCAAGAATCAATTTGCACCAAAAAGAAACCCCCAGAGACATGTGTATTTAGACGATGCTAATGTGCACTGTATAATGGTAGAATAAAAATCATCTCAAAATTAGGTTCAACAATACATTAATTAGGTTTCTTTTAGGAGCAATTACCTACTCACGTCCATGTTCACAGTAgtggaaaaaggaatataatttctACTAAAGCAAACTACTTTGCTTCCTGTACTAACCTTGGGCATTGCTCGAATGTTTTAGCGTCTGCTTGTGTCATTCTTAGTTGCAAATTGCAATCAAAAGCGCAGTATTTAGAAGCAACTGACGTAACTTGCAACAAAATAACTATGTGTATAGTAAATGGCCTAGTTCAATAATCAGGTAGACACTGTTCAGGCATGTTGTCCTTGAAGTTCTCCATGTCGTGAGCATAACTTCATTGGCTGAAAAAACTGATGATACGCTTAAAATTAACAACCAACACTATGCTAGAATAAAAAAACAGTAAGTATACCTGTTTCACACCAATGTTTCTTCCAACGAAGGATCACCCCATTGCTATACCAAACTGAGGCTCTTTCCCTTTGCTATACAGAATAACGAAAAGGGCACtacgccccgctttataaataaagcatcACACCACACAATCTTCCAAGGATGCTATACAGAATTAGGCACTACCTTACAAACAATTTCAGAGGAGGATACTGACCAACAAATATTGTAGTGAAAAATTTCAAGTTGTGATCTCTGGCGCTCCCCAGCTCGGTTGTGATGGTCGTGGAGCACAGCCATATCCTAGTCCTCCTGTGGATGCTGACGCGCAGATCCGACCATAGGCGAAAGAGGCCATCGACCAAGAGAAACAAATCGATAGTGGCCTAGACCATGCGATTCCATCGTCCTGGATCCCAGGAGCCATGGCCTTAGTGGCGACATGGAGATCATGGCCGATGCCCAGCAGAGGAACAAAACTAGCAAAGAAGGATAAATAGGAAAATATTTCTCACCTTGgagatgttgctgctgctgctgcactgaATTGTTTGAACTTCGCTTTCTGTACCTCCTTggaaacctgaaatatgcagatgttagaaagCTTATAATTTGTACATGACGATTTTAAGAGAAGGGGAAAAGAGTATCAAGAATAGATTCATACTTTTGGCCGTTAGCCATTACAGGCTTGAATATATCTATTTCTGTATGTGCAAACTATCATAAATCAATAATAGTATTATCGTTTAGCTATTCTATGGAACAATTTCTCTTAACATTCTTGCTTCAAAGTTGTCAGAAGTTCTAGCTATGACAAAGACATGTACTAAAAGTTCTCACAAATAACCAAAATTAAAAGGCATATGAAGACAGGAAGATGTTTGTTTGACCAAATAGTTACCACACTCTGAACCATATTGCAAATTTTTACCTTTTTTATTTTCCACCGCAAATTTTACTTTATTTCCATGGCGATTCTACCCTTCATATACATGGGAAATTTACTTTTTACTTGCCATGGCATATTAGCTTCACACCCACGACAAATTTTACTTTCATCATTTCATTGGTAGTTTTGCTTTTATGCACCATGGTAAATTTACTTTATAAAACATGACAATTAAATTTCATCGCTTATGAGAAGTTCTGTTTTCTATGAACCATGGGAAATTTCACTAAACAATCCACGCTATCTTCTTTTATCTATTATGACAAAAAAACCTTTGTTTTTTAGACCATGCTAATTTTTTCATAGCTTGGTAAAGAACAACTAGTTTTGCCATGGAAAAACTAGTTTTTAACTAGACCATGGCAAATTTATTACATAGACAATAGCAAATTTAGTTAATGCATGGATCTCAAAACATTTAATAATTGATCATGTCAAATTTAGTTTATGGATCATGGAAATTTTAGTTATTGACCATGATAAATTTAGTAATTGACCATGGAAAGAAAAATAACTGATCATAGTTAAATATTATGCCATGTTAATTACCATATTTTTGTCATGGCAATTTTCGAATTTTTGTTTTGTTTCACACACAAAACCATCTAGTTTTGCCATGGATATTGGTGTTATTGGTTCAAAAATGGCATATGTTTTGAAATATGTTTGCCTGAATCGAACAACGTAGAGGTGGGAGGTCCGGTGTGGCCCGGCAAATCATTGTTTCTGCCAGGttatccttttcttttctttttttctcattGTTTTTTGGGTTTTGGACTTCTTTCAGTGCAACAGTAGGCAACTGGGTTGTGCCGACGGcggcgaaggggggggggggggggggaggaggagggggcagagACGGGGGAGTGGGGGTGGCGGCGCTCCGTCGCCTCGGGGGGCGAcgggagggtgtgtgtgtggggggggggagataTTACACGGTGTCTATTATTAATGTCCTATTGCTGTCACGTACAAAAATGTCCTATTATTGCTGTCTAATTAATAAATATTTAAACATAATTCAGTACAGTCTATTATTTTGTTCGGTAGCAAGGCTATAAAAGGGGAGTGTGAGAGCAAGAGAAGTCGACCCGTGTCTCTTCCTCTTCTCAGTTTCTCAGTTCTCACTCAACCAGCTGAGCTGAGTAGAAGGAAAATGGGTGTGGTGGGTCAGCAGGAGGTGGAGGTGCTGGAGTCGTGCATGGTGAAGCCGAGCGTGGAGACGCCTAGCCATGGCCTCTGGCTCTCCCAACTCGACCTCAAAATGGTCAACAGAGGCCACACGCCGAACGTATACTTCTACACTCCCCACTCCGGCGCCGTCGGCAACTTCTTCGACGTGGCCAGGCTGAAGGCGGCGATGGCCAAGGCTCTCGTGCCCTTCTACCCTCTCGCCGGCCGTCTGGGCGTGGACGGCGAGGGCCAGCCGGAGATCGACTGCGCCGGCCAGGGCGTGCTCTTCGTCGTCGCTCGCTCGGACCTCACCGTGGACGGCTTCGTCGACTTCCAGCCGTCGCCGGAACTAAGGAGGCTCTTTGTTCCCCGCGTTGAGGACTCGCCGTCCATCATGTGCGCCATCCAGGTGACCTTCATGGGATGCGGCGGGGTGGCCTTGGGGACGGCGCTGCACCACGTTGCCATCGACGCCGTGAGCGCTGTCCACTTCTTCCAGACGTGGTCCGGCTTCTGCAGggacggcgacgcggcggcggcggtgctggagCTCCCATGCCACGACCGCACCCTCCTCCGCGCGCGCTCCCCACCCGTCGTCCACCCCGACGCCCTCACCGTGTTCTCCTGTCCGAAGCTGAGCCTAGCAGTATCTGCCGAGCCGTCGGGGGCCGTCGTCAACAAG from Triticum aestivum cultivar Chinese Spring chromosome 3B, IWGSC CS RefSeq v2.1, whole genome shotgun sequence includes these protein-coding regions:
- the LOC123066668 gene encoding putrescine hydroxycinnamoyltransferase 1-like; the protein is MGVVGQQEVEVLESCMVKPSVETPSHGLWLSQLDLKMVNRGHTPNVYFYTPHSGAVGNFFDVARLKAAMAKALVPFYPLAGRLGVDGEGQPEIDCAGQGVLFVVARSDLTVDGFVDFQPSPELRRLFVPRVEDSPSIMCAIQVTFMGCGGVALGTALHHVAIDAVSAVHFFQTWSGFCRDGDAAAAVLELPCHDRTLLRARSPPVVHPDALTVFSCPKLSLAVSAEPSGAVVNKIFVLSNDQVAALKRACTGGGDGGRVSTFCAVSAHVWRSMCTARRLPTDARTRLTFPANIRGALRPPLPARYFGNGIIVLGAAGRVRDIESEELGSVAHRISGAVGRMDDELVRSAIDYLEINGKSKQPPSSMPETELRVVSWLGMPVYDVDFGWGKPLVMHRAVQQRAGMVYLMDGVSGSGGVRILVSTEAVILNDFQRLLYANF